The proteins below are encoded in one region of Magnetococcus sp. PR-3:
- a CDS encoding SDR family oxidoreductase yields the protein MLALVTGGAGFIGSHLCEKLLQEGHTVRALDNFSTGRRDNVAHLIDNPGFTLHEGDIRDPETLVTPFQNVEWVFHMAGLADIVPSVENPTTYFEVNVHGTLNVLEFARRNKAKRLVYAASSSSYGIPEIYPTPEESPIQPQYPYALTKYMGEELILHWAEVYKMPNVSLRMFNVYGPRSRTTGAYGAVFGVFLAQRLNNKPYTVVGDGQQSRDFTYVTDVCEAFYAAAQSDLIGEAMNVGSGGHQSINRLVELLGGEVTYIPKRPGEPDCTFADTTKIRKNLDWEPKVNFEQGVANMLACIEDWRDAPVWEPGTIAKATASWFKHLSTP from the coding sequence ATGCTTGCTCTGGTTACTGGTGGTGCGGGGTTTATTGGCAGCCACCTCTGTGAAAAGCTTTTGCAAGAAGGCCACACCGTGCGCGCCCTGGATAACTTTTCCACCGGACGCCGCGACAATGTCGCCCACCTGATCGATAACCCCGGTTTTACGCTGCATGAAGGGGATATACGCGATCCCGAAACCTTGGTCACCCCTTTTCAAAACGTTGAGTGGGTGTTCCACATGGCGGGGCTGGCGGATATTGTGCCCTCGGTTGAGAACCCCACCACCTATTTTGAGGTCAATGTTCACGGCACCCTCAATGTGCTGGAATTTGCCCGTCGCAACAAAGCCAAGCGGCTGGTCTATGCGGCCTCCTCTTCCTCCTACGGTATTCCAGAGATCTACCCCACCCCGGAAGAGAGCCCCATACAACCCCAATACCCCTACGCCCTGACCAAATATATGGGGGAAGAGCTGATCCTACATTGGGCCGAAGTCTACAAAATGCCCAATGTCTCCCTACGGATGTTTAATGTGTATGGTCCCCGCTCCCGTACCACCGGGGCCTATGGTGCGGTGTTTGGGGTGTTCCTGGCCCAACGGCTGAACAACAAACCCTACACCGTGGTGGGGGATGGCCAACAGAGCCGTGACTTCACCTACGTCACCGATGTGTGTGAAGCCTTTTATGCCGCCGCCCAATCTGACCTGATTGGTGAGGCGATGAATGTCGGCAGTGGTGGTCACCAGAGCATTAACCGCTTGGTGGAGCTGCTGGGTGGGGAGGTAACCTATATTCCCAAACGTCCGGGTGAGCCAGACTGCACCTTTGCCGATACCACCAAAATTCGTAAAAATCTGGACTGGGAACCCAAGGTGAACTTTGAACAGGGTGTGGCCAATATGCTGGCGTGTATTGAGGACTGGCGCGACGCCCCTGTCTGGGAACCGGGCACCATCGCCAAAGCAACGGCCTCCTGGTTTAAGCACCTAAGCACCCCCTGA
- a CDS encoding exosortase C-terminal domain/associated protein EpsI — protein MYRILSHKRGPLNRVGRAGLPVLSLLLLLLLSWQELVQMALVWESWADYQHGVFIPLLTVALLWQQRQRLAQGAVGATWPGVPLVLLGVLGLVLGRLALSPALGQYGFVLVFAGITLAHVGWQSFVKLQGAFLLMLLMVPLPSPLHTYLSTQLELISSVLGVALLQGGGVNVLLQGNVIDLGHYQLQVVEACSGLRYLLPFISFSALLILLLPLRWPAGVAQLLAATLLAVVINALRLAFTGLMAEWKAYHWMEGLYHDAQGWVGYLLGFAVLTALALKLRVAVDPTPQLPGGTHPLTQGSSRSSWITITVMVAGLGLFFPMPTQLSVQRLEKPLSQFPTQQQGWQTLQNTPLDAPTLAQLALDDYLLRTYHHGPRQVVTLYMAYYGRQQGSKATHSPRYCIPGGGWQILSQTARRLALPQGVGLPVNQLVIEKGGQKELVLYWFMQQGQPLASELKVKWHLLLNSGLGQRSDGALVRVSAPIPYGHTAQQVQGQMQHFIETFYPQIQAALPQP, from the coding sequence ATGTACCGTATTTTATCCCATAAGCGTGGGCCGTTGAACCGGGTGGGCCGCGCTGGTTTACCGGTTCTTAGTCTGCTGTTGCTGTTGCTGCTCAGTTGGCAGGAGCTGGTGCAGATGGCCCTGGTGTGGGAGAGCTGGGCAGACTACCAGCACGGTGTGTTTATACCGCTGCTCACGGTGGCGCTGCTTTGGCAACAGCGGCAACGGCTTGCCCAGGGGGCGGTGGGGGCGACCTGGCCGGGGGTACCTTTGGTGTTGTTGGGGGTGCTGGGGTTGGTGCTGGGGCGTTTGGCGCTCTCACCCGCTTTAGGGCAGTACGGCTTTGTGTTGGTCTTTGCGGGCATTACCTTGGCCCACGTGGGGTGGCAGAGCTTTGTTAAGCTACAGGGGGCCTTTTTGCTCATGCTGCTTATGGTGCCCCTGCCATCTCCCCTGCACACCTACCTCTCTACCCAGCTTGAACTGATCTCCTCTGTGCTTGGGGTGGCGCTGTTGCAGGGGGGCGGGGTTAATGTGTTGCTCCAGGGCAATGTGATTGACCTGGGGCACTACCAGTTACAGGTGGTGGAGGCGTGCAGTGGTCTGCGCTACCTGCTGCCTTTTATCAGTTTTTCAGCCCTACTTATACTCCTGTTGCCGCTGCGCTGGCCCGCAGGGGTGGCGCAGCTACTGGCCGCGACGCTGCTGGCGGTTGTGATCAACGCACTGCGTTTGGCCTTTACCGGGTTAATGGCGGAGTGGAAAGCCTACCATTGGATGGAGGGGCTCTATCATGATGCCCAAGGATGGGTGGGTTATCTGCTCGGTTTTGCGGTGCTGACCGCGCTGGCTCTCAAGCTGCGGGTGGCCGTGGATCCTACCCCCCAGTTGCCGGGTGGGACGCATCCGTTAACGCAGGGTTCATCCCGCAGTTCTTGGATTACGATCACCGTGATGGTGGCGGGGCTAGGGCTGTTTTTTCCCATGCCCACGCAGCTGTCGGTGCAGAGGCTGGAGAAGCCCCTGAGCCAATTTCCCACCCAACAGCAGGGCTGGCAGACGTTGCAGAACACCCCGCTGGATGCCCCAACCTTAGCCCAGTTGGCTTTGGATGATTATCTCCTGCGTACCTACCACCATGGGCCCCGTCAGGTTGTGACGCTCTATATGGCCTATTATGGGCGGCAGCAGGGCTCTAAGGCGACCCACTCCCCACGTTATTGCATTCCCGGTGGTGGGTGGCAGATCCTTAGCCAGACTGCACGTCGCTTAGCGTTGCCCCAGGGTGTGGGGCTGCCTGTGAACCAGTTGGTGATTGAGAAGGGTGGTCAAAAAGAGCTGGTACTCTACTGGTTTATGCAGCAGGGGCAGCCGTTGGCCAGTGAGCTGAAGGTGAAGTGGCACCTGTTGCTGAACAGTGGGTTGGGGCAACGCAGTGATGGGGCCTTGGTCCGGGTGAGCGCCCCCATACCCTACGGCCACACCGCGCAACAGGTGCAGGGGCAGATGCAGCATTTTATTGAAACCTTTTATCCGCAGATTCAAGCCGCTCTACCACAACCGTAG
- a CDS encoding tetratricopeptide repeat protein: protein MTDSSPPTTPSPVDPFHQVKTKLSPFHSGGLRLGRDSSNHVVLRHPSVAPFHLVFSRQGSRYQVNQHHPGVTPFLHHQAGNPQGDLHLVRKSLGQGRRQFVQAELKQQAQLSHGDMLRVGRVWLRVKTEPEFYVDQVGKPEPVRHTWLYGVILLFLVVAVGLSMSMWPSDQDRIAAAFAQAKQHEQAEQWEKARISYQRVLQIDPDRVTAHYRLGEVAERRRDLKAAVAAYKQTLQRQPKHASARLKLARFLFLMGQTSRAWALVAAVQNSQPELRILKAAIRTRLNTFSEQERGGVMADVQQILQDHPQRGDAALLLAQLYEKANQPQHALEVLAQGLSQRPKDRLLWWKMAALLERQGEPEPLLKALDDWRKADPDFHVPYILQAVQYYRLGQLAQVRQALDGAVAQQPTNPQRHLLLLHWMMEQQGAAKAMAYIQEVVQKHPELTPLNFALAGLWVQQRQPQKAMALLQNMVDGAKDHTLQGQARVLLAELLLRAGALKKGLQQVRMLDWNQASQAQWPPWMMRGLVLKGVLMALQDQASAAVTLLTRLVTLQPQLKPAQSALFMAHLRAGQVGPARHLLQTMLEQQPQNPHLRFRLAELMRRMGQKGALEHYKILLQQQASHRGALVGMVVMLSEQQRWAEAKTQVAQLLKYHPQAAISDRLAGLVFKGDGQFEQARDHLQKALARDPNDTIAMQLLLPLYLHAGETQAAQRLLQPWLKEKPNNPLLLKLRGDIAVQNKQRAEALLWFEKAREKAPKWDVPQRQIALLYLQDNRLDLAVPTLRRLLELAPQDNRSRFLLAHSLEKQGKKAQAISAYEKLMATDTKEGYVVNNLAMLLVDSPESPARLHKLNALLPALKASHNPAMHDTHGWVLYQLGRYGEAEVALRKALKKLSAHPEVNYHMACVLQASNQVNAAKFYLKQALSTDAPFKGRKAAQRLMKQMVR from the coding sequence ATGACGGACTCTTCTCCCCCCACCACACCGTCACCAGTCGACCCCTTTCACCAGGTTAAAACCAAACTCTCGCCCTTTCACAGTGGCGGTTTAAGGTTGGGGCGGGATTCCAGTAACCATGTGGTGTTACGTCACCCCTCGGTTGCTCCGTTTCATCTGGTTTTTAGCCGTCAGGGTTCCCGCTATCAGGTTAATCAACACCATCCGGGGGTGACGCCGTTTTTGCACCATCAGGCGGGCAACCCCCAAGGGGATCTGCATCTGGTGCGCAAAAGCCTAGGCCAAGGACGCCGCCAGTTTGTGCAGGCTGAACTTAAGCAGCAGGCGCAGCTGAGCCATGGGGATATGCTGCGGGTGGGGCGGGTTTGGCTGAGGGTTAAAACCGAGCCGGAATTTTATGTGGATCAGGTTGGTAAACCCGAGCCGGTACGGCACACCTGGCTCTATGGGGTGATCCTGCTGTTTTTGGTGGTGGCTGTTGGGCTAAGTATGTCCATGTGGCCTTCGGACCAAGACCGTATCGCGGCGGCTTTTGCCCAGGCCAAGCAGCATGAGCAGGCTGAGCAGTGGGAGAAAGCCCGTATCTCCTACCAGCGGGTGTTGCAGATCGACCCGGATCGGGTAACCGCCCACTACCGGTTGGGTGAGGTGGCGGAGCGCCGGCGGGATCTTAAAGCCGCGGTGGCCGCCTACAAGCAAACCCTGCAACGGCAACCCAAGCATGCCTCGGCCCGGTTAAAGCTGGCACGTTTTCTTTTTTTAATGGGGCAAACCTCGCGGGCCTGGGCGTTGGTGGCGGCGGTTCAAAACAGCCAGCCGGAGCTACGTATTCTAAAAGCGGCCATCCGCACCCGGCTCAACACTTTTTCTGAGCAGGAACGTGGGGGGGTGATGGCCGATGTGCAGCAAATTCTGCAAGATCACCCCCAGCGTGGTGATGCCGCCCTGCTGCTGGCCCAGCTTTATGAAAAGGCGAACCAGCCGCAACACGCGTTGGAGGTGCTGGCCCAGGGGTTAAGCCAGCGGCCAAAGGATCGGCTGTTGTGGTGGAAGATGGCCGCCCTGTTGGAGCGGCAAGGGGAGCCGGAGCCTCTGTTAAAAGCGCTGGATGACTGGCGCAAAGCGGATCCTGATTTTCATGTTCCCTACATTTTACAGGCGGTGCAGTACTACCGCTTGGGCCAGTTGGCGCAGGTCCGGCAGGCGCTGGATGGCGCGGTGGCCCAGCAGCCGACCAACCCCCAGCGCCATCTGTTGTTGCTGCATTGGATGATGGAGCAACAAGGGGCGGCCAAGGCCATGGCCTATATTCAGGAGGTGGTGCAAAAGCACCCTGAGCTGACCCCCCTCAACTTTGCCTTGGCGGGGTTGTGGGTGCAGCAGCGGCAGCCCCAAAAAGCCATGGCCCTGCTGCAAAATATGGTGGATGGAGCAAAGGATCACACCCTTCAGGGGCAGGCGCGGGTTCTGCTGGCTGAGCTGCTGTTAAGGGCAGGGGCGCTTAAAAAGGGGTTGCAGCAGGTCCGTATGCTGGATTGGAACCAGGCCAGCCAGGCCCAGTGGCCGCCGTGGATGATGCGGGGTCTGGTCTTAAAAGGGGTGTTGATGGCGCTGCAGGATCAAGCCAGCGCGGCGGTGACCCTGCTGACCCGCTTGGTGACCCTGCAACCCCAGCTTAAACCGGCGCAATCGGCGCTGTTTATGGCGCACCTGCGGGCGGGTCAGGTAGGGCCTGCACGGCATCTGCTCCAAACCATGCTGGAACAACAGCCGCAAAACCCCCACCTGCGCTTTCGGTTGGCCGAGCTTATGCGGCGCATGGGGCAAAAAGGGGCCTTGGAGCACTATAAAATCCTCCTGCAACAGCAGGCCAGCCACCGGGGGGCCTTGGTGGGTATGGTGGTCATGCTGAGCGAACAGCAGCGCTGGGCAGAGGCCAAAACCCAGGTGGCGCAGCTGTTAAAGTACCACCCCCAAGCGGCCATAAGTGACCGGTTGGCGGGTTTGGTCTTTAAGGGGGACGGGCAGTTTGAGCAGGCCCGTGACCATTTGCAAAAGGCGCTGGCTCGGGATCCTAACGATACCATTGCCATGCAGCTGTTACTGCCCCTTTATCTGCACGCAGGAGAGACCCAAGCCGCCCAGCGCTTGTTGCAACCGTGGCTTAAAGAAAAACCGAATAACCCCCTTCTTTTAAAGTTAAGGGGGGATATCGCCGTGCAGAATAAACAGCGGGCTGAGGCGTTGTTGTGGTTTGAAAAAGCGCGGGAAAAAGCCCCTAAATGGGATGTTCCCCAACGGCAGATTGCGCTGCTTTATCTGCAAGATAACAGGCTTGATCTGGCGGTGCCCACACTGCGGCGGTTGTTGGAGCTGGCGCCCCAGGATAACCGTTCACGCTTTTTGTTGGCCCACAGCTTAGAAAAGCAGGGGAAGAAGGCGCAGGCTATTTCTGCTTATGAAAAACTGATGGCGACCGATACGAAAGAAGGATACGTCGTTAATAATTTGGCCATGCTTTTGGTCGATTCACCTGAATCCCCGGCGCGTTTGCATAAGCTCAACGCGCTGTTACCCGCGCTAAAAGCCAGCCATAACCCGGCGATGCACGATACCCACGGGTGGGTGCTCTATCAGCTTGGGCGCTATGGTGAGGCGGAAGTGGCGCTGCGTAAGGCCTTGAAAAAATTATCGGCACACCCAGAAGTGAATTATCACATGGCCTGCGTTTTACAGGCCAGCAATCAAGTGAACGCTGCAAAGTTTTATCTAAAGCAAGCGCTCTCAACCGATGCCCCTTTTAAAGGGCGCAAGGCTGCGCAACGCTTAATGAAGCAGATGGTTCGGTGA
- a CDS encoding NF038122 family metalloprotease: protein MMFLRLFFVTLFSSTLWVATPVRALTFDINYTSYTAEQQAAFIRGYTQWTDIITDNVTVIIDTSFASLGGSTLGAASSTYYTVDFDTVRGWMVADAADESDEAITTYLPDSSSINVTTDPDGTTVNTSLMKVYKANMRGLGITSGYGIDWTASDATIQYSSDYSWDYDNSDGVTAGSYDFETVVAHEIGHALGFASGVDTADTDGSPIYLTPLDMFRFSTAADDPTTTDNFTTATRYMIPDASNNVFFDDLYQEYLFSTGVYEGDGQQASHWKDGQSPILGIMDPTLASATAVAISDADQRALDVIGWDIATSASLNASASPIPATGWVMLLGLGLLWWRFHPPQAMPMDATLA, encoded by the coding sequence ATGATGTTTTTACGCCTATTTTTTGTGACGCTATTCAGTAGCACCCTGTGGGTGGCCACACCGGTGCGGGCGCTGACCTTTGACATCAACTACACCAGTTATACCGCCGAACAGCAGGCGGCATTTATTCGGGGTTATACCCAGTGGACCGATATTATTACCGATAATGTCACGGTTATTATCGATACCAGCTTCGCCTCACTGGGGGGCAGTACCTTAGGGGCCGCGAGCTCCACCTACTACACCGTTGATTTTGATACCGTGCGCGGCTGGATGGTGGCCGATGCCGCCGATGAGTCGGATGAAGCCATCACCACCTACCTGCCGGACTCTTCAAGCATTAATGTCACTACCGACCCAGATGGCACCACCGTCAACACCAGTTTGATGAAGGTCTATAAAGCCAACATGCGGGGGCTGGGCATTACCAGCGGCTATGGTATTGATTGGACAGCGTCGGATGCCACCATTCAGTACAGCTCTGACTACAGTTGGGACTATGACAACAGCGATGGTGTGACCGCGGGTAGTTATGACTTTGAAACCGTGGTGGCCCACGAAATTGGCCACGCTCTGGGGTTTGCCTCTGGCGTGGATACGGCGGATACCGATGGCAGCCCCATCTATTTAACCCCGCTGGATATGTTCCGTTTTAGTACCGCTGCGGATGATCCGACCACCACCGATAATTTTACCACCGCCACCCGTTATATGATCCCAGACGCCAGTAACAACGTCTTTTTTGATGACCTCTATCAGGAGTATCTCTTCTCCACTGGGGTCTATGAAGGGGATGGCCAACAGGCCAGTCACTGGAAGGATGGGCAATCCCCCATATTGGGTATTATGGATCCCACCTTGGCCAGTGCCACCGCAGTGGCCATTAGTGACGCCGATCAACGGGCTTTGGATGTGATCGGCTGGGATATCGCCACCAGTGCATCGCTGAACGCCAGTGCCAGCCCCATCCCCGCCACCGGTTGGGTGATGCTGTTGGGTCTTGGGCTGTTGTGGTGGCGTTTTCACCCCCCCCAGGCCATGCCCATGGATGCCACTTTGGCTTAA
- a CDS encoding radical SAM protein — translation MADSYGIDSHKLTYHPVRVAQLLMGQNQWQTAKSIYPIYLEISPIGACNHRCTFCAVDYIGYNSANKLDADMMKARLPQMGELGIKSIMYAGEGEPLLHKRISEILLDTKAAGIDTALTTNATVLPVDFIDKALPTISWIKASINAGTAQNYAKIHQTKAEDFGKVIENLKAMVAAKRRGNLAVTLGAQALLLPENAQEMAELGRLCRDEIGLDYLVVKPYSQHMFSETRLYEGLNYQDLMDLEAPLKALSNDHFQLVFRRATMEKYQDENRYTQCKATPYLWGYIMADGTVSGCSAFLLDKNFEYGNLNDDDFKTIWEGEKRHAGWRYVREELDISQCRSNCRMDAVNRYLHQLEQGVPHVNFI, via the coding sequence ATGGCCGATAGCTACGGGATAGACAGCCATAAACTGACCTACCACCCAGTACGGGTGGCACAACTGCTGATGGGTCAAAACCAGTGGCAGACGGCGAAATCCATATACCCCATCTACCTGGAAATTTCGCCCATTGGTGCCTGCAACCACCGCTGCACCTTCTGCGCCGTAGACTATATTGGCTACAACAGCGCCAATAAGCTGGATGCCGACATGATGAAAGCCCGCCTCCCCCAAATGGGGGAGCTGGGCATTAAATCCATTATGTATGCCGGTGAGGGGGAACCCCTGCTGCACAAGCGCATCAGTGAAATCCTGTTGGACACCAAGGCCGCGGGGATCGACACCGCCCTAACCACCAACGCCACCGTGTTGCCGGTCGATTTTATCGATAAAGCCCTGCCCACCATCTCCTGGATCAAAGCCTCCATCAACGCGGGCACGGCGCAAAACTACGCCAAGATCCACCAAACCAAAGCTGAAGATTTTGGCAAGGTGATAGAGAACCTTAAAGCCATGGTGGCGGCCAAACGTCGGGGCAACTTAGCCGTTACCTTAGGGGCTCAGGCGCTGCTGCTGCCAGAAAATGCTCAAGAGATGGCCGAACTGGGCCGCCTGTGCCGGGATGAGATCGGTCTGGATTATCTGGTCGTCAAACCCTACTCCCAGCATATGTTCAGCGAGACCCGCCTGTATGAGGGGCTGAACTACCAAGATCTTATGGATCTTGAAGCCCCCTTAAAAGCCCTAAGCAACGATCATTTTCAACTGGTTTTCCGTCGTGCCACCATGGAGAAGTATCAGGACGAAAACCGCTACACCCAGTGCAAAGCCACCCCCTATTTATGGGGTTATATTATGGCCGACGGCACCGTCTCAGGCTGTAGCGCATTTTTGCTGGACAAAAACTTTGAGTACGGCAATTTGAATGACGACGATTTTAAAACCATTTGGGAAGGGGAAAAACGCCACGCCGGATGGCGCTATGTGCGCGAAGAGCTGGATATCTCCCAGTGCCGCAGCAACTGCCGGATGGATGCCGTTAACCGCTATCTGCACCAACTGGAACAGGGCGTACCCCACGTCAACTTTATCTAG
- the purB gene encoding adenylosuccinate lyase, producing the protein MQLSALTALSPLDGRYGSKTADLRTHFSEYGLIRARVQVEVSWLQALAHEPGIPEVPEFHASDMEKLEKLVAYFDEEGAQRIKDIEATTNHDVKAVEYYLKEAVAGTDIEKVSEFIHFACTSEDINNLSHGLMLQGGRDEVLLPQMDKVIQAVVALAKRYRDLPMLSRTHGQPASPTTLGKEMANVADRLLRARDQFAAVAIPGKINGAVGNYNAHVSAYPDVDWPAFSQTFVENLGLEWQPFTTQIEPHDGMAELFHALMRFNTILIDFCRDVWGYISWGFFKQKTVAGEIGSSTMPHKVNPIDFENAEGNLGMANAMLDHLAIKLPVSRFQRDLTDSTVLRNMGVGFGYTQLALQSAMKGIGKLEANEKRLLDDLDANWEVLAEPIQTVMRRYGIEKPYEKLKELTRGNRVDQATMQAFVEKLEIPAEAKQALIEMTPATYIGLAKELTDRLEG; encoded by the coding sequence TTGCAACTCTCGGCCTTGACCGCTCTCTCCCCGCTGGATGGCCGCTACGGCAGCAAAACGGCTGATCTGCGTACCCACTTCTCTGAATATGGCCTGATCCGCGCACGTGTCCAGGTAGAGGTCAGCTGGTTGCAGGCCCTGGCCCATGAACCGGGCATTCCTGAAGTACCCGAGTTCCATGCTTCGGATATGGAGAAGCTGGAAAAGCTGGTCGCCTACTTTGATGAAGAGGGCGCCCAGCGTATTAAGGATATTGAGGCCACCACCAACCACGATGTCAAGGCGGTGGAGTACTACCTTAAAGAGGCGGTTGCCGGTACAGATATTGAAAAGGTCAGTGAGTTCATTCACTTTGCCTGCACTTCAGAGGACATCAATAATCTTTCTCACGGCTTAATGCTACAGGGCGGCCGCGATGAAGTTTTGCTACCGCAGATGGATAAGGTGATCCAGGCCGTGGTGGCCCTGGCCAAGCGCTATCGGGATCTGCCCATGCTCTCCCGCACCCATGGTCAGCCCGCCTCCCCCACCACCCTGGGTAAGGAGATGGCCAACGTCGCCGACCGCCTACTGCGGGCCCGTGACCAGTTCGCCGCGGTGGCCATTCCCGGTAAAATCAACGGTGCCGTGGGCAACTATAACGCCCACGTCTCAGCCTACCCCGATGTCGACTGGCCCGCCTTCTCCCAAACCTTTGTCGAGAACCTGGGCCTGGAGTGGCAACCCTTCACCACCCAGATCGAACCCCACGACGGCATGGCCGAGCTGTTCCACGCCCTCATGCGCTTTAACACCATCTTAATCGATTTCTGCCGCGATGTTTGGGGCTATATCTCCTGGGGCTTCTTTAAACAGAAGACCGTCGCCGGGGAGATCGGTTCCTCCACCATGCCCCACAAGGTTAACCCCATCGATTTTGAAAATGCTGAGGGCAACCTGGGCATGGCCAACGCCATGTTGGATCATCTGGCCATTAAACTGCCCGTCAGCCGTTTTCAGCGGGATCTGACCGACTCCACCGTCCTGCGCAACATGGGGGTGGGCTTTGGCTATACACAACTGGCGCTACAATCGGCCATGAAAGGCATTGGTAAGCTGGAGGCCAACGAGAAGCGTCTGCTGGATGATCTGGATGCCAACTGGGAAGTTCTGGCCGAGCCTATTCAAACCGTTATGCGCCGCTACGGTATTGAAAAACCCTACGAAAAGCTCAAAGAGCTCACCCGTGGCAACCGGGTTGATCAAGCCACCATGCAGGCTTTTGTTGAGAAGCTGGAGATCCCTGCCGAGGCCAAACAGGCGTTGATTGAAATGACCCCAGCCACCTACATTGGTCTGGCCAAAGAGCTCACCGACCGGTTGGAAGGTTAA
- a CDS encoding SCO family protein, with the protein MKHVAFTPSGRGLWPVLGVVLGLLLAGCSGEADKNSGPQWVSFPDQVKGIAVTAPRPLESFDLVDQEGKVFNKARVQGQWSLLFFGYTYCPDVCPTSLTLLAEMFDVMAEQNMADDYQGVFVSVDPKRDTVSLLKEYTAYFHPKIIGVTGQDKAIASVAGLMGALYYREPGRGDEDYLISHSAKLHVINPAGQMVAALPSDKSPDELVALFKTIKTMKIKDAKP; encoded by the coding sequence ATGAAACATGTGGCATTCACCCCCAGCGGACGGGGGCTATGGCCTGTTTTGGGCGTTGTGCTGGGTTTGCTGCTGGCAGGATGTTCCGGTGAGGCCGATAAAAACAGCGGGCCGCAGTGGGTCTCTTTTCCCGATCAGGTAAAGGGCATTGCTGTGACCGCCCCGCGCCCCTTAGAGTCCTTTGATCTGGTGGATCAAGAGGGTAAGGTGTTTAATAAAGCACGGGTACAAGGTCAGTGGTCTTTGCTCTTTTTTGGCTACACCTACTGCCCGGATGTCTGCCCGACCTCTCTGACGTTGCTGGCTGAGATGTTTGATGTCATGGCCGAGCAGAACATGGCGGACGATTATCAAGGGGTTTTTGTGAGTGTAGACCCCAAGCGGGATACGGTATCGTTGCTTAAAGAGTACACCGCCTATTTTCACCCCAAAATCATTGGGGTGACCGGGCAGGATAAGGCCATCGCATCGGTGGCGGGATTAATGGGGGCGCTCTACTATCGTGAGCCTGGCCGGGGGGATGAGGATTATCTGATCTCCCACAGTGCCAAGCTGCATGTGATCAACCCTGCGGGACAGATGGTGGCGGCCCTGCCTAGTGATAAGAGCCCCGATGAGTTGGTGGCTCTGTTTAAAACGATAAAAACCATGAAAATAAAGGATGCTAAACCATGA
- a CDS encoding copper chaperone PCu(A)C has translation MMKRVMQTVVACGVLLGSVGMLQAGSHGGAVMVSEGWVREMPPNMRMSAAFMVLMNHSMDAVSLTGVTSAQFERVEMHRSMPVDGVMRMVEQPRIPVPAHGQTILKPGDWHIMLMMGKGPIKSGDQIDLTLTFDNKQTLKVALPVKKMSTQGGMMHHGKGMMDHGKGMMDHSQHMGQQMMQKGMGMMHHDDDDDDDHDKDHDDDHDKDHDKHEKEGHEHMEHMKKMHH, from the coding sequence ATGATGAAACGTGTGATGCAAACGGTTGTGGCGTGTGGTGTTTTGTTGGGTTCGGTGGGCATGCTCCAGGCCGGTAGTCATGGTGGCGCCGTGATGGTTAGTGAGGGGTGGGTGCGGGAGATGCCCCCTAACATGCGTATGAGTGCCGCTTTTATGGTGCTGATGAACCATAGTATGGATGCCGTCTCTCTGACCGGTGTGACCTCCGCTCAGTTTGAACGGGTAGAGATGCACCGCTCTATGCCGGTGGATGGGGTGATGCGCATGGTGGAACAACCCCGCATTCCTGTACCGGCCCATGGTCAGACCATTCTAAAGCCCGGTGACTGGCATATTATGTTGATGATGGGCAAAGGGCCGATCAAAAGTGGTGATCAGATCGACCTGACCCTGACCTTTGATAATAAACAGACCTTAAAGGTGGCGTTGCCGGTTAAAAAAATGTCCACCCAAGGGGGCATGATGCACCATGGCAAAGGTATGATGGATCATGGTAAAGGCATGATGGACCATAGCCAACATATGGGTCAGCAGATGATGCAAAAAGGCATGGGTATGATGCATCATGACGACGACGATGATGATGATCACGATAAGGATCATGATGATGATCACGATAAGGATCATGACAAGCATGAAAAAGAGGGCCATGAGCATATGGAGCATATGAAAAAAATGCACCATTAA
- a CDS encoding GNAT family N-acetyltransferase, translated as MDEIEFVDLFKIDEEQIMALMTHEQVGKQLPLLGGRFGAQQCRTFLNAKKRLWDQYGFGPQGIMIQGEFAGWGGLQPEHGEADFALILHPKFWGWGPKIFSRIKEQAFHEMKLDSITILLPPSRANSKAVKRLGFVEEGPQMIEGKCFTKYRLNHV; from the coding sequence ATGGATGAGATCGAGTTTGTTGACCTTTTTAAGATCGATGAAGAGCAGATTATGGCGCTGATGACCCATGAGCAGGTGGGCAAACAGTTACCGCTGCTGGGTGGTCGCTTTGGCGCGCAACAGTGCCGGACGTTTTTGAACGCTAAAAAGAGACTGTGGGACCAGTATGGGTTTGGTCCTCAAGGGATTATGATTCAAGGTGAGTTTGCCGGTTGGGGCGGGTTGCAGCCGGAGCATGGAGAGGCCGATTTTGCTTTGATTCTGCATCCCAAATTTTGGGGGTGGGGGCCAAAGATTTTTAGCCGCATTAAAGAGCAAGCCTTTCATGAGATGAAGCTGGATTCGATAACGATTTTATTACCGCCAAGCCGAGCAAACTCAAAGGCGGTCAAACGTTTAGGTTTTGTGGAGGAGGGGCCGCAGATGATTGAGGGCAAATGCTTTACGAAATATCGTCTTAACCATGTTTGA